The Sporomusaceae bacterium region CACCATCCGTCAGGCCCTCGGCCGAAAACGAGCCGCCCACCGTATTCACGATCACGTTGCGGAAATTCATCTGCTCGCCCTGCTTCACAAAATCGCCGGTCATCGACAGGAAAGGGATACCCGAAAACGACCCATCGCCCATCTTGAAGCTGCCCTCGGCATAACCGCCGCTCGCGCCCTTGCCCTCCAGCCGGGCGTCGAAATCCGTCCGGCCGCGGATATCCTTCTCGGAAAGCAGCCCGGCGTCCACGCCGCGTCCATTCGCCGTCATATTATACTGCTGCGTCGCCGGCACGATATTGCCCTGGATGGCCAGCGCCCCGTCCCAGGCGTTCGCATGGGTGTCAGTCAGCGTCAACGTCCCGCCGGAATACGTGAAGCTGCCGCGGCCGTTCGTGAACGCCACCGCCCCGAAGCTCCCCTGGTTGAGCGTGAACGTGCCCCTGGTCGTCGGGTTGGCTGTCGTCCCCGCAACCTTCGCCTGAAACGCCAGCTGTCCTTTCAGCGGCGTAGTGCCGAACGCCCCGGGATCGAACGCCGCCGCCGCCAGCTCGAGATCAAGCGCCAGAGCTGCATCGGCCAGCGTTACCATGCCGCCGGCCGTCACCTTTTGGCCGTTCACCAGCACCGCCGCCTCCTGCAGCGCCACCTTTCCGTCCGTCATACTCACCTTGCCCGCGCCCTCGCTCAGCGCGTAGCCCGCCACCGTCGCCGCCAGCTTCTCCACCGCTCCCTCGGCGGTCAGGCTCAGCTTGCCGGTCTTCTGCTTCACCGTCACCGACAAATTCTTCGCCGTGCCGCCCGTCAGCTTCAGATCGCCGGCCCCGATGAGCCCCAGCGGCAGATCGGCCAGCGCCGCCTGGTCGGCCTTCAGCGTCACCTCGCCGTCGCCGCCCTCGGCCCACGACCCCTTTGCCGCCAGCGGTGTACTGCCCGTCTTCGCCGTCAGATCGAAAGCCAGCGCCGGATAGCGGGCGAAATCCACGGTCCCGTTCACCGCCTCCAGCTTGCGCTCGTTTCCCGCCGACCCCGCCAGCAGCGTTCCCTGCTTTACGGTCACCGTCCCGCGGAAAGCCATCTCCCGGTCCTTGCTTGTCTTGATAAGATCCTCCCAGTTCCAGCGGCCGTCCTTGCCGCTCGTCAGCGTCATCGCGGCGTTTTCCAGCGTCACGCTCTTCACCGCCGAAAGATCGGCGCGCCCGGCCAGCACATCGCCGATGCCGAACCGCACCGCGATCCGTTCGCTCTTGCCCACCACCGCATTCTGCCGGTCGCTCACCGTAACGCCATCCATAATCAGCGACCCGGAAATCGAAAACTCAATTTTACCGACCGTCACCTTACCGTTCACCTGCTCATTGACCTTGGCCACAAGCTGGGTCTGGGCGGCGGACGCCATCTTGGCCAGCAGCGAATTCCACCAAAAACCCATGGCGAGCAGGGCAACCAGCCCGGCCGCCAGGGCGATCTTACCTTTTTTCGACACCGCAATACCGCTTAACATCGCAAAACCTCCTGCCGCGTTCCGTTACCCTACTATTTAAGCGGCAGGAGGCAATATTCCTTCCGACCCAAGTTCCCTTATTATTCCTCTATGTCCTCCGCGGCCGCGAACGCATCCTGCGACACCGTCGCCGCCGGCTCATCGCCCAGCCGTTTCTCCTCCCGCTCAGCCAGCCGCGCCGCCGCCACCATCTCCTTGGCCGAGCCGAGGGAATCTCCCGTCTTCACCCGTTCCGGAAAACGGACATACTCGCTCCGGTCACGATCACTCATTTTTATCACCCCTGGCCTAGTATTCCCGGTCCGCCGGGTAAAAAAAAGAGGTCTGCGTTTACACACAGACATCAACAGGAAAAGAAAATTGATATGGCTTACAAAAAATGTATCACATGGAAGGATACAAGTCAATAGAAACCCGCGCATTCGGCGCACAAATCCCCTGCCGCAACCATCGCGACGCCGGCGGCCATGTCCACGGCCGTCACAGTGGCGCCCCGCAGTTCATACAATGGAAAAAAACGGAGGTAGCGCACATGGGCAAAAACCGGCAATCCGCGGACCTTTTGGCCGACCAGCTCGACAACTACGACCTCACCCGGAAAGTTATCGCCTTGCGGTCCCTCGATCTTCTAACAAGAGTCAGCGAGGCCGAAGCCGCCAAAGCACAACCCGACCCCGCCGTCATCGCCAGCCTCGGATTGGCGATAGCGGCCGTCCTTTCATCCGTGGGATGACAGGCAGCCGCACGCCGTCGGCAAAAAAAAGGGGCCGCCTCGATCATGGCGGCCCCCCGTTATTCCTCCGTGTGCTTATAAACCGTCACCGCCGGGCGGATATCGAGCATCTCCAGACGCCGGCGCTTGGCCAGGCTGGCGTCCGCGGCCGGGTCGGGCGCGGCGTGGTCATACTTCATCTCCAAACATCTCACCCCCTCGCAAGGTAAGGCAACGCATCCGCAGGGGCTGATATTCCGGGGCGCGCGCGCCGCCCCGCGTCAGGCCCGCGGCCTTCCCGGCCTACCAACCCCCTCGGCGTTAGTGTGCGCCGGAAAGCAGCCGCCTAATCTGCGTCATCACCTGGCAAATTACGGCATCCGCTACGACGGCATCTCCGACGTCCCCGCGGTGAACAGCTTCTCCTGTTTGGCGTACACATCCTCCTCCAAGGCAGCGGCTCCGTCAAGGCCGGCGTCCGGCCGCACAGCCGGTTTCCGCCGCCCGTCCGCTTCGCTGCGGCTGACCATAAAAAATCACCTCCCGCAGCTAGTTTGCCCAGCGGCGCGAAAAAACCGCCGCCGTCGCCGCCGGCCGCCGCGCATGACCGGGCCGGTAATGGGCAATAATGTTTCGCGAGGTGAAAAGCCATGCCCTTCAAACCCACCGTCATCCTCGACTTCGACGGCGTCATCCACAGCTACGTCAGCGGCTGGCAGGGAGCGGACATCATCCCCGACCCGCCCGTGGAGGGGATAAAAGACGCGATAGCGAATATGAGGAAATACTACCGGATCGTCATCGTCTCATCCCGCTGCTACCAGCCCGGCGGCATCGCCGCCATCGAGCGCTGGCTGGCCGCGCACGGCATCGTCGTCGACGCCGTAACCGACGAAAAGCCGCCCGCCAAAGTCATCGTCGACGACCGGGCCATCACATTCGACGGCGACGCCGGCGCCCTCCTCGCCAAAATAAATTCCTTCCGGCCCTGGACCTATCGCAAGAAAAAAACAAGGAGCTGATCATATGGAAGCCATCTTCACCCGCCGTAGCATCCGCCGCTACGCCGACGAGCCGGTCGACGCCGGCGCGGTCGAAAAACTGCTCGCCGCCGCCATGGCCGCTCCCTCGGCCGGCAACGAACAGCCGTGGGAATTCATCGTCGTCCACGACCAGGCCACCCGCGAAGAAATAACCCGCGTCCACCCCTACTCCCAAATGCTCAGGCAGGCCCCGGTCGCCATCGTCGTCTGCGCCGACAAGGCCCGCAGCCGCTACCCGGTCGAATACTGGGTCCAGGACTGCGCCGCCGCCACCCAGAACATCCTCCTCGCCGCCGCCGCCCTCGGCCTCGGCACCTGCTGGCTCGGCGTCCACCCCGTCCCCGAGCGCGTCGCCGGCGTCCGCCGCGTCCTCGCCATCCCCGAACCCATCGTGCCCTTCGCCATCGTCGCCGTCGGCCATCCCGCGGAGCAGTCGGGGAGGGTGGACCGCTTTGACGAAAAACGCATTTATCGTGAAAGCTACGGGCGGAAATAATCCCCCCAACCAACCTATTTTCCAAAGGAGCTGACCCCATGAAATTCATCGTCGCCCCCGAAATCTTCGACCTTTTCCCCACCGCCTGCTTCGGCGTCGTCGTCGCCAAAGGCTTCCCCCGCGGCGCCCAGCCCGCCGTAGCCAAAAAGCTCGAAGCCTCCCTCGCCGCCGCCGCCGGCAACTTTCCCGACGGCGTCAAAAACCATCCCGCCATCGCCGTCTGGCGCGACGCCTTCACCAAACTCGGCCTCAACCCCAACAAATTCGCCAGCTCGGTCGAAGCCCTCCACACCCGCGCCGTCAAAACCGGTCACATCCCCAGCATCAACAGCGTCGTCGACCTCGGCAACGCCGTCTCACTCAAATACATCCTCCCCATCGGCGCCCACGACCTCGGCCGCATGACCGGCGACATCCACCTCCGCCTCAGCCGGCCCGGCGACATCTTCACCCCCTTCGGCAGCCCCGAGGCCGAAGAAGTCCCTCCCGGCGAAATCGTCTACGCCGACGGCCTTGAAGTCCGCACCCGCCGCTGGGTCTGGCGCCAGGGCGACAAAGCCAAAATCGAAGCCGATACCAGCGACATCTTCTTCCCCATCGACGGCTTCGCCGACCTCAACAAAACCGACGTCCTG contains the following coding sequences:
- a CDS encoding phenylalanine--tRNA ligase beta subunit-related protein; translated protein: MKFIVAPEIFDLFPTACFGVVVAKGFPRGAQPAVAKKLEASLAAAAGNFPDGVKNHPAIAVWRDAFTKLGLNPNKFASSVEALHTRAVKTGHIPSINSVVDLGNAVSLKYILPIGAHDLGRMTGDIHLRLSRPGDIFTPFGSPEAEEVPPGEIVYADGLEVRTRRWVWRQGDKAKIEADTSDIFFPIDGFADLNKTDVLNARGELAAALAFLGCRAEIFFIDKDNPVTEWAD
- a CDS encoding nitroreductase family protein, with amino-acid sequence MEAIFTRRSIRRYADEPVDAGAVEKLLAAAMAAPSAGNEQPWEFIVVHDQATREEITRVHPYSQMLRQAPVAIVVCADKARSRYPVEYWVQDCAAATQNILLAAAALGLGTCWLGVHPVPERVAGVRRVLAIPEPIVPFAIVAVGHPAEQSGRVDRFDEKRIYRESYGRK